ATGTCTGAGGCCACTATTTTTCCCATCACAAAGTTAAGCCAATATAACCATTTATCCAGTTTTTTTCCTTGCTAAATAAAATGTACACGTACAGTGCGAAAAAAATAGTGCAACTGAATGATTTTTGTTGTAATGTTTGAATATTCATATGGTAAGatgcaatcttaatggttcaaagatCTAATCTTAAATACGTGAGCCGcaatagctcaggggatagagtgttcaccttccaatgaggttcGAATCCTGGAGATGGCTGGTTGTCACGAATTCGCATCCACCTTGCACCAactacagtgctgatgtgaaatattctgagtggtagacggatcatgggttaaagttcctttgctgtcaggctaaccgtgggcgGATCTCGgggtcttcctctccgtgtaacgcaaatgcgagttagttccatcaaaaagtcctccatgaaggcaagtTTTTCCGAATatttgatacaggagttcccttgtcttctgtaccgggttcaaaattacaaggctacggagttgaacattagtagtcgtaaacccaagaaattgggtcggctgttcaatgacgattataaaattataaatcttaaatacGTTAAGTTGCTTATACAGGCAATAATTTTAGGCACAAAATCAGATATGAGATTTGGATTcttgaccttcaaaatatagggtgGGGGTAGCCGCACTCTGGAAAATATGTTCAATATAGGTTAATCAGGAGCGTCAagagtttggaccccttaaatACTACTATTGgcatattttgccatatctctaAAAGCATTCAACCTTTTTActcctaattataaaattcgtttgacCATagatcattcaataaaaaaatactaataattatcttttgttatttaattcgaaaaataaaatattcgaaaaattgaattgtaaggttaacaaagcttaaattattttcgtctttgagtttcaaatgattaaatacaaaatttttatgatggttcagattgtttatattttgcagtttgtcctttaaaataaattaaaaatatatataccttCTAATTCAAGTATATCTTTACTTATctttaaattaagcaattaaaataattcattattattacaaattactttttgtttggaattatctttgaacaaaaactttttataattatgtgcaaaaagttttaatttgcttaagtTCTTCCAGATTTCAGAGATATGGTGAATATATATCCTGGTTTTTCTGCTCATTACACAGTGAGCTCATTACACACACATTTATGAGTCAAGTTGAAGAActggtagaacaatttaaagaaGGACATTACAAAATGCATTCATTGTAGCGTGGAATTTACGATTTTGAATCCTTTAATGAGTCTTGATGTATCTTTTTGACAAGGATGTATCTTTGTGttattgttgttaaattttacaaGGGCTTATCAGCTGAACTTTGCAATGAGTACACAAATCTGCATTGgtatgtgtaacaataaataataaaatttaaataaataagtattaatgaatacatataaatatatataaatataaataaataaataaatataagtttgcAGCGTGATTCAAACCCGCTACCTTTAAGCTATAGCTTTGGTATGGTAGGACAGCCTGATACGTAACAGTTAAATTACTGATTCAGTTCAGTCTTGTTCAGTCAtttgaatatttacaaatgcacttttttttctatagttttaaaGGTCGTTGGCAAATGCTAGCTTATAGTTTacatagaaacaaaaaaataattactgacaGAGAACTAATTTAAgcgtttattaaataaaatagaggtTATTAAACTGAACATTTCGCGCtacttaaaattatactaaaactgttaaaattattgatttttgttttgaaaaattatctgactTTATCTATCAAATTTACAACCAAACagcatggtaataaaaccatattttatttgtaattttaccataagtCATGatcaaagtattgaaaaaaatcatcgtACTGTTTTATGTTTCCTTAGCGACAgaaaacacgataaattttaccatattctagtagtgtTGACCATACTGATTTTTCTCAGTGTTTGTGAAATGTTTAAACCAatttaatagtgaaaaaattagatagatttagaataattttgcatcaaataatataaaacataacgaaaatttaaaaaatgagctgatacaactaaatatttaaatgaaatatatatactgtTTTTGATTTACCCCTTCCGGGCTGATGAAAGGAAAAAGAAGCGCTTTCTCAGGCCTGCAAGCTCTGAAAGTATACGTAATAAAGAATACGTATATGTACTATGATACGTACTAATATGAAATGTAATACGAGATTACCAAATAACATCAGGTTCGTGTGGTTTTGGGCTGTTAGAATCAAAAATGCTCGTTTCATATTTGATACCATAGACGTGAATGgaaaaatcacgtgaatacgtATATTTGATCAAAGTCCTGAATGGTTCATACTATAAATTTGATTACAATAAATGGTAACAGGTTGTTAAGCGAATTAACAAAACAGTGGGTTATGAGATAAAATGTTcgcaactttataaaatttactataacgACTGGTTTTGATTCCCAATGACTAATAAGTCTGACTGAACCGCGATGGCTCATGGGATAGAACAGTGGTTACCAATTGGTGGCCTgcgaatccttttttttttgtggcccacgaactaaaatatattagttgtcattttttgggggacaattttcgtaaaaaatctatatgggtttaaaatacttttcactttaaaaagaaaacctaatttcttcgtttctgtaaatttaacataccaacggtgcaaaacaTTTACTTCTCAGgtttttgcatccaagaaaatatttattcaaataaaaaaataatcgggTATTGTTGCTCTTTttatttcgttcttttttttcttctttttttttgtattttgtgaatataatttagcatgtgcgtatcagaaattttcttgaagaaattctccgatttcactttttgaaaccactcattttggacgaaattatttgtatctgtaaatttaaattttaaaatgtaaatatctattctctgatGGTTGCAGCAGATAAATCTCAATTctctcattgaacattttgtgtgctactatgtaagttttaataccaacctttttaaagtttcatatcTTACTATTTTGACAtctgcacattaattgtttaatacataggtgcactttaaagttattgtagtcagaattttttaatatgcaattaaatatttttaaaaatctacttcttattttaatttgtaatttaatacttttgttttgtacaacttgataaaaatctggcagtaatatttaatgttccttcaaacataagatacttctatataaaatcttattaaagtTGCGGTCCGCCATTTGActcatgtttttaattgttgcctccggcctcatgtaagttggaaacccctgggatagagctttcgccttccaatgaggtgaacctggttAGAATCCCGacatggctggtcgatatgaattctgcaactggcttgcaccgaccacagtgctgacgtgaaatatcctcagtggtagacggatcatggggatagagtccccttgcagtcagacTAGCCTTGGGTGTTTCtcgcggtcttcctctccatgtaaggcaaatgcaagctagttccatcaaaaagtcctccgcgaaggcaaatttctcccaaaacttgatccaggagttcccttgtcttctggattgggttcaaaattacaaggcgtcatagttgaacattagtagtcgtaaaaccaaaaattggaccgactgttcaacgacgattttaaaatataataagtctGGCTTAcgttttaatatatgttttcttCTTGAATTACGCTTTCTAATAagtcattatatttattattggttCTTTATACTAGTTACTGAAACtaagtaatttcatttaatcataTTAATCAATAGTTAGTATTATGCACAATTCAGTTGGAGTATTTCCCGATTATGAGGGCATTTGTCGCAAATTAGAAAATTGGGGACTCGCTAATTGGGAATTTCAGTTAGCCTAATAtgttatctatttaaaatattatttatgtggTGGAGGAAAATTTGGCATAAAACTAATGAGAAAATGAAgtacttcaataatttttgcttaGGTGTTGCTAATCaatcatacaaaatattttaactcctTGGTTGTTtggataaaaattactttatctaTACGACATTATAAAGTTTCTAGAAGAAATgatcctttaattttaaaagtaagataaaaataattatgactcATTTAAAATTCACAGAATGTCAATAAATTGAATATCGAAACACTAAAAATGATAGCAACTATTGCACCATTTCAGTTGAAAAAGCTTTTATgtatttacgttttttattattcaacttaTCTAGGaactcaaaatgatattttaagaggTAAGAGCTTCTTGAAATAAGGTGTAATCAGTTTACATTATTATCTCGGAAAATACGTCAAATAtttgataagtaaaaaaatgtttgaaataaaagcttACACAAATGCATACTTTATTCCAGAGCTGGAACAATCATACAAGTCAAGTAAGTTCAATTTACCTTAGTACCTGTCTCAtattgtaaaacattaaaatatttttcaaatttattacaaaagagTGACATAATAATACggataatattataattaaatgaatagatATTagtatcttaaatatatatttaaatagtactTAAGCAAATATCAGCCAGCATAAGCGTGattcaaaattaagttattgGTTATTGAGTTAATTTTCGCTATgcagaatatatttatatatttcctctccctaacttattttttaagttaatgaaaaattggTTTATATTGATGGTTTAGGCATTTTCTGAGATAACAAGATCAAAGAGTTAAATTAAGagaatcaagagaaaaaaataacaagatcaaagagttaaatttcacaaaaaaatttttgaacaatattagagcttaaaatcatacatatttttacaattttgcaactcgttaaaatgtaaaaattcgaaaaaatttaaaacttgaaagaaTTCTATGCAACATATTAAACAATTTCACTGACTTATACGATTTCTCTCTTTCATTTGATGatgtattttaatcattaaaataaacaaataacaaaacaattctATAAAATGTGACAtactaataactaaatttattgaattttatgaaaaagaaattgagtcttgctcaatttttgaaatgaataatttattgtaaaattgctgaaatttatacagttttaagactttttcgattattttgtcaatttttgcgttttaatatttgcttataaaagcaaatttttttttgataaaatgtgcaaatcagaaaatatttaaactgaagTCATGACCttgaaatataaactaatatattttggattcagtttcaaaattatgctttaaaatacaaGGAATTCTTACATGAGTTTACAAATCACTCAATGTTATTGATAAATTCCAATACTGAACATTGGAGACCATTTTGtcgtttaaaattacataatttaaaatggtgcaaaaatttgtataatttacctttcaaaattgctttgttgtcacaataacttaaattataaaaaaatttaataattattataataattgattaataaaaaaataatccaaaaaaattatattttgcttaaatttatttctgcttaaaatttttttacaattgcgctattttttttttgaaattgtccTAATAAATGCCATAAATATagtgaaacaagaaaaaagtataaatatagaattaacaTTACTTGGGCAAAACTCTCGACCGTttgattaaactattattttctagGTTGCAACAACCGCTCCCCCTTTATTGACGGTATGTTTTTTAACATCATTATCCgaacagattaaaaaaagtcatattattaattattcaggggaagtacgtttttgtgaccgatttcttaaataaatttagtctgcactaattatttatgtcattttaagTCTAtcctttaaaacattaatatttcctGTTATATGGTTGTTCGATTATAAGCTCAAAATTTAATAAGGGGTTCCATTTTTCTTAGGGAAAGGAGTACTgaacatttaagtttttatatcttcttagacataaaatatatatgagttaaatcatgtattaaaatatttttatgccatagaataaaacaatttctctcaattgcaacttaaaatgattcatataaatatgtttatatatgcATTTATGACAGTCatgtgtttattaaattaatatatagtatatattaggtaaaatttgcaataaaaatatattataaaaatcttgtatatataagaatttattaattaagatagTAAGTTGAGtaagtaagaaaaatgtttcttcgacgatgaaatgtatatatatatttaatttcactaaCGCTTACAGTTTAAGTTGATCCAGTgactaaaagcattttttctaaaacctaaaagaaacaaaaatctgTTAAGTCTGTGTTATTTTCTTCACAATTGTTTGAATCATTTCGCAATCGGAAAGATAGCGTGTTTATGTGACTGcaaattgcgattttttttttttggataacaTCTGGATTCTTAAGCTTTACAATTGAAGTTCAATACAGCATTATCTGACCACCTgttatcctatttttttttacctgaatataaaaattgacttgggttttttcatatttatttgatgtttcCTACTTAAACTTGAAAGAGTTAAAAGCGAAAATCACTTGTGCAATCCTTAGAGACAGGAGAAATACTTGAACATAATctcatgtaaaaatttcaagttttctatccttttaacaaatttgaagcaaattttaattaattaatttatttattaactagttTAAGAAGAATACAAGAGTTAATGATGTTTTCTGCAGTTTTTGCACTTCTCTTCACCGTAggtaagtgtttttttattttctcaatttaaatcattacattatgtaatataatattatattatattatattatattatattatattatattatattatattatNAacgatacattttaaaataaacttatttaaatcgGGTTCTATACGTATTTTACAATGACTGTTTCTTGGAGAAAATGACACGAattgactattttattttatattatattatattatataatattatattatattttttctcagaaaaggcttgaattttttcacaaactttTACTGTATGATAAATGTTAAAGCTGGTTTGAcacagcattaaaaaattaataatattacttatCGGTAATTTAGTAAgctataatataataaagttgttaaaatgatggtaaaataattttataattctagctatagtactaattaaaatttatgaaattatagtGATGTTAATTCATCAGCAGCGAAGATTCCTCAAATAATGTCTTTagtaattatttgattataacataatattattcttttgaaagaaagaaaaaaacaatgtttgagTTACAAATAATAGAAGTCTATCTTTCGTTTAAACTCTATAACCTTTAAACTATTTCTCAAAACATTTTGGCTCCTTTACTAATGCTTGTATTCGCTTTGTCGTGACaatgaattttaacaattttcccTTGTGGATCTACGGTCTAAGTTGGAGTTAATACTTctaaaactcattaattttactaatttttatatgaattaaacTAAATTGCACTATTCAATTATCGGAATACTTGCTTTTGAATATCACTAAGGATAGTACTTGGTCACCAATATTTTGGTAAGTTTTCTAGTTTGAATCCGAAACAGGCAAAGCTCGCATATTTTCTAATGGCCAAGAAAAATTGGGCAAGAAGAAAATTGAGCATTTCTTTCAGAAAACAAGAATGACTTTCTTCTATCGCTATTTAAGGCTTGGAGTTTTGGTGAGCAAGatgcaaaaattaatgttcAGGGGTTTTGCAATTTTTGCTTCTCTAGAATTGCtatattacttataaattagagggtatcgatttttttattagatatcaATCGATTATTTGGTTGATTCCTCAGAACCTTCATAGTTTCACTTCttacaaatcaataaaaatgattataatttcttttcccAAATAATGTTAGTtgcttttttttggggggggggggataaacttataaaattattggaaaaataaatacgaatatTACATggtgtttaaaagaaataagattcAGAGTTGTCAAGTGCAGAGTTGTCAAGTTATCCGTATTTCtctttaaaaccaaatttaaatttagggttctttaaacagaattattttgtatatcatttttcttttttttctgtttcacttACGTTTAAGAGATCGAGAAGTTCGAGAAGTGAAGTACTCATGTCTGTTTGAATTATTAGtagtattgaaatgaaaattataatataatctggctagtaaaatgaaaaaaaaaattgtttaataaagttCTTCCTTTATAtctctaaaaagaatttttaagttgacttagtttttgaaatcttgACCAGAATTTGATCTTAAAAGTTGATATTTCCTGGAACAGAACATGAACTTagaactaataattaaaactaaagaaatctTGCAAATAATCATAATGaaaatctttgtaaaataatgagTATTTTCGTAACATTAAAGAGAGTAAAATTACAATCGATTTAACTAacttttgcaattattaaagtctcgattaagaagttttttttatcatccaaaaccaacctttaaaatattctttacttcaaaaaagtagcagaaatgcataaaaaaaatcttaattatgaactgtttttgattaaaaagatatttaagctttaattttattggtcaaatatgcatattaaattaAGCACTTATTCTTTTCAGGTTTGACGTATGGATCACCCATTGCTAATCAGTACATCGATAGCGTTTTGAATGTAGCTCTGAGAAATGAAATTAGATCTGCAAGTCTTGATCCTGCTGTACTAAATGACTTTCAAACTGAATTCCAGGACAAAGTTGCAATAATTGGAAAAGTAAAAGGCAAGGCAGAATATTCCAAAGGTACACTTAGTGGTCTTTCTCAAGCTCGCCGTTTTTCAGAATGCCAAGGACCTTATTATAGCTTTGGTGCTAAAAGTATCAATTGCACAATTACATTTAATACTTTGCATATAAATTATGAAGGGAAACTTAAGTATGGTAAAGTACCAAAAGTTAACATCAAAGGAAAGGGTGACGTTACAAacacagttatttttattgaagtgaCCAGCCAAGGTGGATATCCAAccctgaaaaattttcttttccaacAAATTGGATTCATGAAAGTCACATTTACTGGATTAGGTCCACTGAACAAGTTTACAAAGTTTTTAGAAGATGGCTAT
This region of Parasteatoda tepidariorum isolate YZ-2023 chromosome X1, CAS_Ptep_4.0, whole genome shotgun sequence genomic DNA includes:
- the LOC107450407 gene encoding uncharacterized protein; its protein translation is MMFSAVFALLFTVGLTYGSPIANQYIDSVLNVALRNEIRSASLDPAVLNDFQTEFQDKVAIIGKVKGKAEYSKGTLSGLSQARRFSECQGPYYSFGAKSINCTITFNTLHINYEGKLKYGKVPKVNIKGKGDVTNTVIFIEVTSQGGYPTLKNFLFQQIGFMKVTFTGLGPLNKFTKFLEDGYKSHVEAQVFNSVSQRFQYAMSRAVASVPMPN